The Calothrix sp. PCC 7507 DNA segment AGAAAACGCTGCTATTAATGGTACGGGCAACGCGCTTAATAATCGGATTATTGGTAATATTGCCAACAATATCCTTTCTGGAGGTGATGGTGATGATATCCTCGAAGGCGGTGCTGGTAACGACACACTCATAGGTGGTGCTGGTAAAGATCGTCTAATTGGAGGTGATGGTGATGACATCTACTATACTGACGGTAGCGATCGCATTGACGAAACAATTACTGGTGGTACAGATACCGTATTTGCATCCTCAACCTACACTTTGGGTAATAACTTAGAGAATCTCACCCTCACAGGTGATGCTGCAATCAACGGTATAGGTAACGCTCTCAACAACATAATTATAGGTAATAATGCCAAAAACACACTGCGTGGTGGTGATGGTGATGACATCCTAGATGGTGGTGCTGGTAATGACTCTCTTGATGGTGGTGCTGGTAAGGATCTTCTCAAAGGTGGTGATGGTGATGACTCCTACTACGTTGATGCTGCTGACATTATTGAAGAAGCTATTGATGGTGGTACGGATACGGTATTTGCATCCATCAACTACACCTTAGGTGCTAACCTAGAAAACCTCACTCTTAGAGGTGACGAAACGATCAATGGTACGGGCAACGCGCTCAACAATAGCATTAAGGGTAATAATGCTAACAATTTAATATCTGGCGGTGACGGGGGCGATCGCCTCTATGGTGGGATTGGCAATGATACACTCTTTGGTGAGAATGGAGATGATATCCTTGTAGGTGAAGCTGGTGATGACACCCTCACTGGTGGTGCTGGTAAAGATCAATTCCGTTTCTATATCGCTAATTCTTCCTTTAACACGGATGCTCTTGGAGTTGACACAATAACTGATTTCACCACTAAAGCTGACAGAATTGTCCTATACAAAAACACCTTTACTGTCCTCAACAGTCTGGTGGGTAAGGGTTTCAGTGTGGCTAGCGAGTTTGCACTTGTCAATGATGATACTGCTGCTGCTAGTAGCAGTGCGTTGATTGTTTACAACTCTAGCAGTGGCAAGTTGTTCTATAACGAAAATGGCATTGCAGATGGTTTTGGTACAGGCGCTCATTTTGCCACTCTCACTAATACTCTCTCGCTGACAGCAACTGATTTCTTGATTCAGTAACAGGTTACATAATTGGAGGGACAATGTCCCTCCAATTAAAAACAAACAAAGTATTTATTAAAGATTTAGACATTTAGATATTTGTAAATCAATAATTTGTATTAACTTTATATTTAATAGCAGATATTCTATAGTGCGGTTAATTAGAGCGCTTCTCAATTGCATAGAATACAGGTCATTCGTAGTAGCACAGCAGTGCTGTGCCCTCTTGTGTATTACATTCAAACTTGCTTCTGCCATCTGATAATTACCAAAATGGGTGTTGCTGAATTAAAGCATGAAATTTCAAATTTGGGTATTTCAAACTCTTACTATCTCAGGCTGTAACGTCTCAGTTTAAAGTCAATTTATACCCAGATTTAGCAAAGCTTAAAAAATATTGTTGACTTTCGTTGTTATTTGCAAGCTCAGTCCCTCAAATCATGATTGCTAATTTTTTGGGATGCTACAAGCTATTACAGTTTTCAAGCTGTTCGAGATTTTTAGTAACAAAAATTTCTATTTCATTCTATAAAATACTAGCGACAGATTCGCAAGAATTGTTGTAGATTTTATACTGGAAAATATTCATCCAAAATCAAAAATGAGATGAGCAATCCCCGTGTTTTGTGTCTCGGTGAAGTTTTGTTCGATTGTTTAGCCGATCAATTGGGGCTAAAGCTGGAGGAGGTTAAATCTTGGACTCCATACCCAGGAGGAGCGCCAGCTAACGTAGCCTGTGCTTTGGTAAAGCTGGGAACGCCGACGGGATTTATCGGATCTGTTGGTGAAGATGCACCAGGAACCGCACTTGTCGAGCTATTACAACAAGTGGGTGTGGATACAACGGGAGTGCAACGCCATCCTACAGCACCGACGCGACAAGTTTATGTGGTACGGGATCTAGGAGGCGATCGCACTTTTGCGGGATTTGGCAAGTATGATACAACTGAGTTTGCTGATACTCGTTTACAAGCTGAGAAATTACCACATTCTCTATTTCAAGAGGCAGATTTTCTGGTTTTGGGGACTTTGGAATTAGCCTATCCTGAAAGTGAAAAAGCCATTCACCGCGCCCTAGATTTAGCAGAACATTACGACTTGAAGATATTGCTGGATGTCAATTGGCGTCCTGTGTTTTGGCAAGATACAAGTATTGCTCGTCAAAAGATTCAGGAAACATTTAAACGAGTCGATTTTCTGAAACTTGCCAAGGAAGAGGCACAATGGTTATTTGATACAAGTGATCCTGGCGCAATCACTTACCGACTAGATTCACTGGAAGGGGTACTAGTCACAGATGGCGAAAACGGTTGCGCCTACTGCTTGGGTGAAAACGAAGGTAAATTACCTGCGTTTTTTATTCCCGTTGTGGATACAACTGGTGCTGGGGATAGCTTTTTGGCAGGATTTATCCACCAAGTTCTTGAGCATGGCATTCAGGGCTTGAGTGATCCAGAAACAGCTAAACGCATCGTTACCTATGCCAGTGCTGTTGGGGCACTAACTACTATTAAACCAGGAGCGATCGCTTCTCAACCAACCCCTGCAGAAGTTGAAGCTTTTCTAGCCTCCAATCAACCTGCTTAAATCCCCAAAGCCGTTCTAATGGTCTGTACAATTACCTCCAGCGGCTGTGAAATGTCTACAAATATGGCATTATTTGGCTCCTCAAGAGCATTGAACTGGCTTTTGAGGAGTTTTTCGGTCATAAAATGATTTTGGCGTTGCTGGAGACGCTGTTGAATCAATTCAAAAGAACCATTGAGATAGACTAGCTTGATGCGATCGCTATCTATTACCAGCAACTCACGATAGCTAGCTTTGAGTGCAGAACAGGCTAGAACTACATTTTGATGATCTTGCAGCCAATGAGCGATCGCAGTTTGTAAATCTTGCAACCAAGGTATTCTGTCAGCATCACTCAAAGGAATACCACGCCGCATTTTCTCGATATTCTCTAGTGAATGGAAATCATCAGCGTCGTTAAATTGCCAGTTTAATGAGTCTGCAAGTAGTCGTCCGATTGTAGTTTTACCAGAGCCAGATACACCCATTATTAAAATAATCATCTTTTTTAATGCGGAGAGGATTAAATTTTTAGTTTTGCTAAACCTAAGTAACGGATACCTTCTGGGGAGATGTCAAAACGACAGGGTAGTACTTCCAAACCGAGTGCGATCGCATTCCGCAATAACTTACCATATAAGGGGTCTGTCATATCTCCAGGAGCAAACTCAGTACAATCATGGCGATTGATAAAATAAAGCATAACTGCACGAGTTTGGGGTAATAGTGCTGTGAGTTCCCGCAGGTGCTTTTGTCCTCTCGTTGTTTCTGTGTCAGGAAATAGCGCCAAAGTTCCCTGAGATAAAGTTGTATTTTTCACTTCCAAATAAATCGGGCGATCGTCATCACTTCCTGTTAAATAAAAATCTACCCGGCTTTTTTTATCTTGCCCATAAACTACTTCACCTTTGATATAGCTATAGTTTCCTAACTCTGGAAATAGATGTTTTTCTAAAGCCAGCTTCACTACTCGATTTGGTAAAGCGGTATTCACACCTACCCAAGTTGGCTGATTATCATGTACCTCGATTAATTCTAAGGTGTAGGCTAGTTTGCGATTGGGGTTATCGCTTTGGGAAATTTGTACCGCACTTCCAGGCGTTGATACCCCAGTCATCGGCCCTGTATTTGGACAGTGTGCTGTGACTACTTCCCCAGAAACAAGTTGAATATCTGCGAAAAAGCGCTTGTAGCGTTTCAGCAGTATACCAGAATACATGGGTGGGTAACGGTAGAGCCAATCAGTCATGAATGAAACCTTGTTGCGGTTAGTAGATATTACCAATATCGCTATAAACGTAGCTATTGAGGGTTTTTTGCCTAATCAAATACCAGCCTTTTTGCCCCCTACTCTGAATTGGCGCATTCCAGCAGGTATCTTGTGTGGTTTAGTCCTTGATTTTTAAGTACTAAAGTCCTGACTACAAACTATCTGTAGCAGTCCGCTTTGATTTTTGAACTACACGTAGGGGAGCCACTGCTCGACTAGGGTTCCCCGGCTTAAAGGAGCCAGCGCCGTGGGCGGGTTTCCCGACTTGTACCCCGTAGGGGATCTTGCTACGCGTTGGCGGAGCCTCTCGTAGAGAAGCGTCTCCCCTTGGGAGAGGCGACTGGCGTCAAGTGGCGTTGGACAATGCCCACCATATCCAGGTTTTGGTGGGCATTGCCCACCCTACAAATACTTAGATTTGTTCAAAAATCAAATATGAGTCCTATATTACACAGCTTAATGAAGCTACTCCTAATACCATAAAACGACACTTTATGTAGTTATTTTTACGACAACTTCATAAAAGGTAGCATATACTAGGTATTATAAGCCTCCTCAGAAAAATGTAGGAGGATATCTACATGCAAGGAGGTAAATCTTATGCAAACAGTTTGGAAAGAAACGGAATTAGAATATGCCTTTCTATTTACCCTAAGAAAGGTAAATTCGATTAAGGTAGCAGGTTTTAAACCGTTTTTTAACGATTTACCCGTTGATCCTTATATCAAAGGTAACTATCGGTTGAGAAGATTATCTCGGTTTATAGTTTCTGAGGAAAAGTTAATTAAACTACCTCATGGCTATCTTTTCCAAAGTAAAGAATATAATCCATTAGTGGGTGATATAAAAAGAGAGTTTGCAGAATTAGATGATGCACTCATCAAATTAGATATTTTCAAAAATCTTGTTTTAGCATTTGTTGATTCCTGCAAAATTCACCCAGAAGCTGAGATAGGAGTTCATCAAATTAGAACTACTTGTTCACCTCACAATTTGGGTAATCCAGCGCCTGAAGGTATTCATAGTGATGGTACTGACTTTATTGGTATCTTCTCTGTTGATAGAGAAAATATTCAAGGCGGCGAGACACATTTGTATACTGCTAAAAAAGAAAAGCCCATTTTTAACAAAATTCTACATCCTGGAGAACTTTTATTGGTCAATGACCATGAATTTTTTCACTTTACTACTCCCATTAAGCCACTGACTGATGCTCCGGGAACAAGAGATGTTTTTGTACTGACTTCTCCTAGTCTTCTTTCTGAATAATTAGTTAAGTTGTAGGGTGTGTGGCACTACTGCCCAACGCCACTTGACGACAGTTGCTTCTCCTGTCGGAGACGCTATGCGTAGCTTGCTTCCTTGTAGGGTTACACAGCAATGTCTCCTTGACGCCGGGGAACTCTAGTCGAGCAGGGCTACCCCTATGTGTCTTTCAAAAATCAAATAGTAGTCCTATGGATAAACAACTTCTGATCTTGATTCTCTAGCCCAAAAAAATCCCCATTACCAAATAGTAATGGGGAGGTTTAAAGTTAAAGTTCGTCAGGTGATCGGAATACATAA contains these protein-coding regions:
- a CDS encoding carbohydrate kinase; the encoded protein is MSNPRVLCLGEVLFDCLADQLGLKLEEVKSWTPYPGGAPANVACALVKLGTPTGFIGSVGEDAPGTALVELLQQVGVDTTGVQRHPTAPTRQVYVVRDLGGDRTFAGFGKYDTTEFADTRLQAEKLPHSLFQEADFLVLGTLELAYPESEKAIHRALDLAEHYDLKILLDVNWRPVFWQDTSIARQKIQETFKRVDFLKLAKEEAQWLFDTSDPGAITYRLDSLEGVLVTDGENGCAYCLGENEGKLPAFFIPVVDTTGAGDSFLAGFIHQVLEHGIQGLSDPETAKRIVTYASAVGALTTIKPGAIASQPTPAEVEAFLASNQPA
- a CDS encoding gluconokinase; the protein is MIILIMGVSGSGKTTIGRLLADSLNWQFNDADDFHSLENIEKMRRGIPLSDADRIPWLQDLQTAIAHWLQDHQNVVLACSALKASYRELLVIDSDRIKLVYLNGSFELIQQRLQQRQNHFMTEKLLKSQFNALEEPNNAIFVDISQPLEVIVQTIRTALGI
- the sfsA gene encoding DNA/RNA nuclease SfsA, with amino-acid sequence MTDWLYRYPPMYSGILLKRYKRFFADIQLVSGEVVTAHCPNTGPMTGVSTPGSAVQISQSDNPNRKLAYTLELIEVHDNQPTWVGVNTALPNRVVKLALEKHLFPELGNYSYIKGEVVYGQDKKSRVDFYLTGSDDDRPIYLEVKNTTLSQGTLALFPDTETTRGQKHLRELTALLPQTRAVMLYFINRHDCTEFAPGDMTDPLYGKLLRNAIALGLEVLPCRFDISPEGIRYLGLAKLKI
- a CDS encoding 2OG-Fe dioxygenase family protein — encoded protein: MQTVWKETELEYAFLFTLRKVNSIKVAGFKPFFNDLPVDPYIKGNYRLRRLSRFIVSEEKLIKLPHGYLFQSKEYNPLVGDIKREFAELDDALIKLDIFKNLVLAFVDSCKIHPEAEIGVHQIRTTCSPHNLGNPAPEGIHSDGTDFIGIFSVDRENIQGGETHLYTAKKEKPIFNKILHPGELLLVNDHEFFHFTTPIKPLTDAPGTRDVFVLTSPSLLSE